The Glycine soja cultivar W05 chromosome 8, ASM419377v2, whole genome shotgun sequence genome has a window encoding:
- the LOC114420872 gene encoding VQ motif-containing protein 1-like produces the protein MTSGPKIVHIETRYVETDAINFRDVVQHLTGKNSSTTNWDVANGALFSSLPGSSDYNKRGIANGGVSAKPHTTTNGKKNSVASSMLLMNVSFKDFEDLLSDMPPMEELLKL, from the coding sequence ATGACGAGTGGACCAAAGATAGTGCACATCGAAACACGGTACGTGGAAACCGATGCCATAAACTTCAGAGATGTGGTTCAGCACCTCACAGGGAAGAACTCGTCAACAACAAATTGGGACGTAGCAAATGGTGCCTTATTCTCATCCCTGCCAGGTTCTTCAGATTACAACAAAAGAGGAATTGCAAATGGTGGTGTCAGTGCCAAGCCACACACCACCACTAATGGTAAAAAGAATAGTGTTGCATCTTCCATGCTACTCATGAACGTGTCCTTCAAAGACTTTGAGGATTTGTTGTCTGATATGCCTCCCATGGAGGAGTTGCTCAAGTTGTAG
- the LOC114421565 gene encoding uncharacterized protein At4g22758-like, producing MLMSKQKKSQIQNAKRLLISINVLGSAGPIRFVVNEEELVAAVIDTALKSYAREGRLPVLGNNTTGFALYCPHLGSDALSPWDRIGSHGVRNFMLCKKPEGVADADGDASGISRSSRGIGSWKAWFNKSLNLKISTH from the exons ATGTTGATGAGCAAGCAGAAGAAGAGCCAGATCCAGAACGCGAAGAGGTTGTTGATAAGCATCAATGTGCTGGGGAGCGCGGGGCCCATTAGATTTGTGGTAAACGAGGAGGAGCTTGTGGCGGCGGTGATAGACACCGCCCTCAAGTCCTACGCCCGTGAGGGGAGGCTTCCCGTCCTGGGAAACAACACCACCGGTTTCGCGCTTTACTGCCCCCATCTTGGATCCGATG CTCTAAGTCCTTGGGATAGAATTGGATCGCATGGGGTACGAAATTTCATGCTGTGCAAGAAGCCAGAGGGTGTGGCGGATGCAGATGGAGATGCAAGTGGGATTTCGCGCAGCAGCAGGGGGATTGGGAGCTGGAAGGCTTGGTTCAACAAATCCCTCAACCTCAAGATTTCTACCCACTGA